The sequence TAATTCCTCCGTTCAAATCAGTTCTTCACTATTCTACCTAAAAACAAAGCAAACACCAAAGGAATTGAAAAAGACGGAGTAGTCCGATACTATTAATGGAAAGAAACTGATTGGAGGAATGTTTTATGTCGTCAATGGAAGGCATGCATGCGCCTGAATTCTCTTTACGGAACGAACGCGGCGAAACAGTTTCACTTTCCGATTTCGCTGGTGAGAAATATGTAATCCTTTATTTCTACCCGAAAGATGCAACGCCTGGGTGTACACTCGAAGCCCAGTCGTTCAGTGAAAGCCACTCCGATTTCGAAGACATCAATGCAGTGATCCTCGGTGTCAGTCCGGACGGGGAAGAATCCCATTTGAAGTTCAGCAACAAGTATAATCTGCCGTTTTCGCTGCTGGCCGACCCGGATCATACAGCAGCGGAGCAATACGGGGTATGGAAGCTGAAAAAGTCGTTCGGCAAAGAGTATATGGGCGTGGAACGCTCGACATTCCTCATCGACCCGACGGGCACCATTGTCAAAGAGTGGCGGAAAGTGAAGGTGGACGGTCATACGGATGACGTGTATCGTGCACTCCTTCAGCTGACAGACGAAGTAGGGGGAGAGGGCTGATGCCGAAAGTACTGTTCACGTTCCCTATCAAAGAACAATTCCGCAATGAGCTGGAAAAGGAATTCAGTGAAGCTGAATTCGACTTTTCAGGTACTATGGAGAATGCCGAGCGGAAACACCCCGACATTCTGGTAACTTACGGTTCTGATCTGGATGCCGCTTCGCTCGGCGGACTGCCGGATTTGAAGTGGGTCATGGTCGCGTCAGCCGGTGTGGACCAGCTGCCGCTTAAAGAGCTGGGAGAGCGGGACATCCTCGTCACGAATTCCAGCGGAATCCATAAAACCCCGATGGCCGAAACCGTTCTTGCCCACATTCTATCTTTGAAACGCGCGCTCCCTCAGCTGAGGGAACAGCAGAAGCAGAAAGTATGGGAAAAAGTGAAGTCTGGCGAACTGAAAGGCTCCACAGCCCTCATACTCGGTCCCGGCTCGATCGGCGGGGAAATCGGCAGGCTGCTGCAGGCGTTCGGCGTCCGTACAATCGGATGCAGCAGATCAGGCAGCACGCATGATGGCATGCACGAAGACATTTCGTTCGACTGCATCGACGAGCATCTGCCGGAAGCGGATTATGTGATTTCCGTCCTGCCGAGCACTCCGGAAACCCGCTGGCTCCTGAACGAAGAGCATTTCAAACGCATGAAGAACACCGCTGTCTTCTTGAACTTCGGCAGAGGAGACTTGGTGAAGGAAGAAGTCATTATAGAAGCCCTGAAGAACAAGGAGATCGCACAAGCTGTCCTTGATGTATTCGAGCAGGAGCCGCTGCCGGAGACGAATCCGCTCTGGGAGCTTGAGAACTGTACGGTCTCGCCTCATGTCTCTGCACTATCGGCAAAGTATGTGGAACGGGCTCTGGAAATCTTCAAAGAGAATTTGCGCGTATGGTTATCATCGGAAGGTTCTTACAAGAATATCGTTGAACCGGATCGCGGCTATTGACCCGCAAGAGACGCGCTCGCCGGTAATCACAATTGTTGACAGGACACCACAAATTCAGTAAACTAATTATAATCATTATAATCATTATAATTAAGTAATCTTTACGGAATAGAGGTGTTCGTCATGCCAGGTGCAATGCTGAAAAATGCGCTTGTCACATTGAAAGAGAGCGGTGTGCGGATCACTCCTCAGCGCCACGCTATTTTGGAATTCCTCATTTCTTCTGAAACCCACCCGACGGCGGATGAAATCTATAAAGCACTCGAACAGGATTTTCCGAATATGAGTGTAGCGACAGTCTATAACAATCTGCGTGTATTCAGGAATGCGGGGCTCGTCAAAGAGCTGACCTTCGGAGATGCTTCAAGCAGATTCGACTTCGTGACACACGATCATTACCACATCATCTGTGACGAATGTGGAAGCATTGTCGATTTTCATCATCCCGGATTGGAAGAAGTGGAAAGGCTTGCGTCCCATGTGACAGGATTCAAAGTGAATTCCCACCGCTTGGAAGTGTACGGTGTCTGTCCTGCGTGTCAAGAACAAGGCCGCGCCACTAAAGCTAATTGAAAAAACACCTATTTCTCTCAGGAGAAATAGGTGTTTTTTCAATTCTTCTTTTGTTTCGGACGGTTGTATACTTCGTCGAACTCCTTGCCTTCGAGCGAAGGATCCATAGTCAAAGGTTCGCGGCAATGTCCGCACATATCGACACGGCCGAGCATCTTTGTCTGTCTGCCGCAATTCGGACAGACGATCTGCACTGCCCGGGTGGATAATGTCCCGATCCATGCATAGACGACAACACTTGCCAGAATCGCCACGACACCAAGAACCATGAACAGGAGCATGAGTATTTCGTATTTACGGAAGAACAGACCAATATACATCACGATCACTCCGATGAAGATGAGTGACAGTGCGAATGACCGGATTCGGTTGATTTTATTCTTATAAGGTTTCACTGCAAGACCTCCCTATGGCTCACACTTTTAATATAGCACAGTTCCGCTGTGAGCAACATAGGTTCAACCCAAAGAAGGAATTTCGAAGTGGATTGGCGAAAAGTACAGCAGCAGGGAGGTAGAAGAATGGAACAGACACTGAGACCGATATATCAAGAGCGGGCTAGTTTTCCGGATACACTTGGAGTGATTCTTGTGAGCAAACGATGGGAAGGCGATCCGCTCACAGATACTTTCGATGAGATCCTGCTCATCATCACTTCATCAAACGATATCCCGATCCAGACAAAACATTACACAGATGGAGAAGAAAAAGCGGCGCTCCATATTATTAGCGAAAGGCAGCTGAATAAGTGGCTGCTGCTCGGGACGAAACGGAAAGTCGTGGACTGGCTGTTCTACGGCAAAGTGTTCTTCGACAGGAATGAGTATGTGGAGAACTTGAAGAACGAACTGCAAGACGCCCCCTTCTTCGGCAGAGACCTGAAAATGGGGATCGAGCTTGCCAAGCTGGTGAGACGCTATATGGAAGGAAAAACATTTTTCGAGCAGCATCACTACATGGACGCCTACCATCATGCTGTCCAGGCGCTTCACCATCTGGCCAGACTGTCAGTCATCGAAAAGGGAATCCTGCCTGAAGTGACAGTATGGGCTCAAGTGAAAAAGATCGACCCTTCCATCTACAAACTGTATGAAGAACTGATCATGAGTGACGAACCGCTGCAGAAGCGTCTGGAGCTCATGTTCCTCGCAAGTGAATTCTTCATCCATAACCGGACGGAATACGGAGCGCGCCACATATTGAATG comes from Sporosarcina trichiuri and encodes:
- the bcp gene encoding thioredoxin-dependent thiol peroxidase; this translates as MSSMEGMHAPEFSLRNERGETVSLSDFAGEKYVILYFYPKDATPGCTLEAQSFSESHSDFEDINAVILGVSPDGEESHLKFSNKYNLPFSLLADPDHTAAEQYGVWKLKKSFGKEYMGVERSTFLIDPTGTIVKEWRKVKVDGHTDDVYRALLQLTDEVGGEG
- a CDS encoding D-2-hydroxyacid dehydrogenase is translated as MPKVLFTFPIKEQFRNELEKEFSEAEFDFSGTMENAERKHPDILVTYGSDLDAASLGGLPDLKWVMVASAGVDQLPLKELGERDILVTNSSGIHKTPMAETVLAHILSLKRALPQLREQQKQKVWEKVKSGELKGSTALILGPGSIGGEIGRLLQAFGVRTIGCSRSGSTHDGMHEDISFDCIDEHLPEADYVISVLPSTPETRWLLNEEHFKRMKNTAVFLNFGRGDLVKEEVIIEALKNKEIAQAVLDVFEQEPLPETNPLWELENCTVSPHVSALSAKYVERALEIFKENLRVWLSSEGSYKNIVEPDRGY
- the perR gene encoding peroxide-responsive transcriptional repressor PerR, with product MPGAMLKNALVTLKESGVRITPQRHAILEFLISSETHPTADEIYKALEQDFPNMSVATVYNNLRVFRNAGLVKELTFGDASSRFDFVTHDHYHIICDECGSIVDFHHPGLEEVERLASHVTGFKVNSHRLEVYGVCPACQEQGRATKAN
- a CDS encoding YgzB family protein, with amino-acid sequence MKPYKNKINRIRSFALSLIFIGVIVMYIGLFFRKYEILMLLFMVLGVVAILASVVVYAWIGTLSTRAVQIVCPNCGRQTKMLGRVDMCGHCREPLTMDPSLEGKEFDEVYNRPKQKKN
- a CDS encoding nucleotidyltransferase-like protein — translated: MEQTLRPIYQERASFPDTLGVILVSKRWEGDPLTDTFDEILLIITSSNDIPIQTKHYTDGEEKAALHIISERQLNKWLLLGTKRKVVDWLFYGKVFFDRNEYVENLKNELQDAPFFGRDLKMGIELAKLVRRYMEGKTFFEQHHYMDAYHHAVQALHHLARLSVIEKGILPEVTVWAQVKKIDPSIYKLYEELIMSDEPLQKRLELMFLASEFFIHNRTEYGARHILNVMSEKDNWTIQELHEHDELKMYSVDLEMLIEFLIEKSILDVIQVDSKNEFLYHRMYRVKGQQLA